A genomic stretch from Silurus meridionalis isolate SWU-2019-XX chromosome 1, ASM1480568v1, whole genome shotgun sequence includes:
- the c1ql4b gene encoding complement C1q-like protein 4 isoform X1: MVLVLLVAIPLLVHSTKLGGVGGRIGGGVEGTHYEMLGSCKMVCNSLTPSNELTPVSPPPQDVPTRRSGGKPSFRGIPGLPGPPGPRGPPGEPGKPGPPGPPGPGPGGYVPSFYSPKIAFYAGLRKQHEGSEVLKFDDVVTNVGNYYEPTTGKFTCPLPGIYFFTYHVLMRGGDGTSMWADLKKNGQVPSVCVCVCVCVCVCVCDIYTTLYFVTPPPFCKCAMCYIPYTQFIGRIYNITFIHTHTHTHTHTHTHTHMVNTELIFLKAAQNMFKKKKTLNAPPWFPASV, translated from the coding sequence ATGGTGCTGGTGTTACTGGTTGCCATCCCTTTACTGGTCCACAGCACTAAGCTGGGCGGAGTCGGAGGCAGGATTGGAGGAGGAGTCGAAGGGACACATTATGAGATGCTGGGTAGCTGTAAGATGGTGTGTAACTCTCTTACACCCTCTAATGAACTCACACCCGTGTCTCCGCCTCCCCAGGATGTCCCCACGCGTAGGTCTGGAGGGAAACCCAGCTTCCGTGGCATACCAGGTCTACCGGGACCTCCAGGACCTCGAGGACCACCTGGAGAGCCAGGTAAACCAGGTCCTCCGGGTCCACCAGGTCCGGGCCCAGGAGGATATGTCCCGTCATTCTACAGTCCCAAAATAGCGTTTTATGCTGGTCTGCGCAAACAGCACGAGGGCAGCGAGGTCCTGAAGTTCGACGACGTGGTGACAAACGTGGGAAATTATTACGAGCCCACCACAGGGAAGTTCACCTGCCCTTTACCTGGGATCTACTTCTTCACCTACCACGTCCTCATGAGGGGAGGAGATGGGACCAGCATGTGGGCTGACCTCAAGAAGAACGGACAGGtgccatctgtgtgtgtgtgtgtgtgtgtgtgtgtgtgtgtgtgtgtgtgtgacatatacactacattgtATTTTGTAACTCCTCCCCCTTTTTGTAAATGTGCAATGTGTTATATTCCATACACACAGTTTATAGGCCGTATATAcaacataacatttatacacacacacacacacacacacacacacacacacacacacacacacatggtgaaCACTGAGCTCATCTTCCTGAAAGCAGCACAAAATatgttcaagaaaaaaaaaaccttaaatgcACCACCTTGGTTTCCAGCTAGCGTTTGA